The Pseudomonas eucalypticola genome has a window encoding:
- the pfkB gene encoding 1-phosphofructokinase: MAKILTLTLNPALDLTVALNSLLVGDVNRTTAMHSHAAGKGINVAQVLADLGHDLTVAGFLGEDNVLPFEALFQARGFTDEFIRVPGETRTNIKLAEHGGRITDLNGPGAFVDDDAQAALLARLEQIAPAHDAVVVAGSLPRGINAQWLQALLERLVAMGLKVALDTSGAALRVGLQTQPWLIKPNTAELSEALGEAVDTPAQQQALATRLRDRGIEHVVISQGAQGVNWFSGQQALQALPPTVDIGSTVGAGDSLLAGMVHGLLSGTAPEQTLCTATAIAAMAVSQIGFGIRDHAELARLESGVCVRALTEQ; the protein is encoded by the coding sequence ATGGCCAAGATCCTGACCCTGACCCTGAACCCGGCGCTGGACCTGACCGTGGCGCTCAACAGCCTGCTGGTGGGCGACGTCAACCGCACCACGGCCATGCACAGCCATGCCGCCGGCAAGGGCATCAACGTCGCCCAGGTGCTGGCTGACCTGGGCCATGACCTGACCGTGGCCGGTTTCCTCGGCGAGGACAACGTGCTGCCGTTCGAAGCGCTGTTCCAGGCCCGGGGCTTCACCGACGAGTTCATCCGCGTGCCGGGTGAGACCCGCACCAACATCAAGCTGGCCGAGCACGGCGGGCGCATCACCGACCTCAACGGCCCCGGTGCATTCGTCGACGACGACGCCCAGGCTGCGCTGCTGGCGCGCCTGGAACAGATCGCCCCCGCTCATGACGCCGTGGTCGTGGCCGGCAGCCTGCCGCGCGGTATCAATGCGCAGTGGTTGCAGGCCTTGCTGGAACGCCTGGTCGCCATGGGCCTGAAGGTCGCCCTGGACACCAGCGGCGCTGCCTTGCGCGTCGGCCTGCAGACGCAGCCATGGTTGATCAAGCCGAACACCGCCGAGCTGAGCGAAGCATTGGGTGAAGCGGTGGATACCCCGGCCCAGCAGCAGGCCCTGGCCACGCGCTTGCGTGACCGAGGGATCGAGCACGTGGTGATTTCCCAGGGCGCCCAGGGCGTCAACTGGTTCAGTGGCCAGCAAGCCCTGCAAGCGCTGCCACCCACCGTGGACATCGGCAGCACCGTGGGCGCTGGCGACTCGCTGCTGGCGGGCATGGTCCATGGCCTGCTCAGCGGCACTGCGCCGGAGCAGACCTTGTGCACCGCCACCGCCATCGCCGCCATGGCGGTCAGCCAGATTGGCTTTGGCATCCGTGACCACGCTGAATTGGCGCGGCTCGAAAGCGGCGTCTGCGTGCGCGCGCTGACAGAACAATAA
- the ptsP gene encoding phosphoenolpyruvate--protein phosphotransferase, whose translation MLELTIEQISMAQSAVDKPAALQLLAEKLVADGLVAEGYLAGLQAREAQGSTFLGQGIAIPHGTPETRDLVFATGVRLLQFPQGVDWGDGQIVYLAIGIAAKSDEHLRLLQLLTRALGETDLGQALRTASTPEALLKLLQGAPQELALDAQMISLGVAAEDFEELVWRGARLLRQADCVSNGFAAVLQQVEALPLGDGLWWLHSEQTVKKPGLAFVTPQHPLRYLGQPLTGLFCLASLGEAHQALLERLCGLLIEGRGQELGRATNPRAVLEALGGDVPADWPSARIGLPNAHGLHARPAKVLAQLAKRFEGEIHLRLVDSAEPAVSAKSLSKLLSLGARRGQVLEFIAEPAIANDALAALLAAVEEGLGEEVEPLPAVAEVAVVVEETVVVTPKVQAPVAGQQLQGIAAAPGIAMGPAHVQVPQAFDYPLRGESHPVEHQRLQDALVQVREDIEGLIRRSQAKAIREIFVTHQEMLDDPALTEEVASRLKQGESAPAAWISVIEAAARQQEALQDALLAERAADLRDIGRRVLAQLCGVQSADEPSQPYILVMDEVGPSDVARLDPARVAGILTARGGATAHSAIVARALGIPAIVGAGEAVLLLKSGCPLMLDGQRGHLVVEPSEEVRQRAIEERETRARRQEAADARRLETAVTRDGHAVEVFANIGESAGVKAAVEQGAEGVGLLRTELIFMAHSQAPDEAIQEAEYRRVLDGLAGRPLVVRTLDVGGDKPLPYWPIAKEENPFLGVRGIRLTLQRPDVMESQLRALLRAADNRPLRIMFPMVGSVEEWRQARDMTERLRLEIPVADLQLGIMIEVPSAALLAPVLAKEVDFFSVGTNDLTQYTLAIDRGHPTLSAQADGLHPAVLQLIDITVRAAHAHGKWVGICGELAADPLAVPLLVGLGVDELSVSARSIAEVKAGVRELTLEHAKSLAQTALGLGSAADVRALVEKQ comes from the coding sequence ATGCTCGAGCTCACTATAGAGCAGATATCCATGGCCCAGAGTGCCGTGGATAAACCCGCCGCCCTGCAATTGCTGGCTGAAAAGCTGGTGGCCGACGGCCTGGTCGCCGAGGGCTACCTGGCGGGCCTGCAAGCACGCGAGGCCCAGGGTTCCACCTTCCTGGGGCAAGGCATCGCCATTCCCCACGGCACCCCGGAAACCCGTGATCTGGTGTTCGCCACCGGCGTGCGCCTGCTGCAATTTCCCCAGGGCGTGGACTGGGGCGACGGCCAGATCGTATACCTGGCCATCGGCATCGCGGCCAAGTCCGACGAGCACCTGCGCCTGCTGCAACTGCTGACCCGCGCGCTGGGCGAGACTGACCTGGGCCAGGCGTTGCGCACGGCCAGCACCCCTGAGGCCTTGTTGAAGCTCTTGCAGGGTGCGCCGCAAGAGCTGGCGCTGGATGCCCAGATGATCAGCCTGGGCGTGGCCGCCGAAGACTTCGAAGAGCTGGTATGGCGCGGCGCGCGCCTGTTGCGCCAAGCCGACTGTGTCAGCAATGGCTTTGCCGCCGTGCTGCAACAAGTCGAAGCCTTGCCCTTGGGCGATGGCCTGTGGTGGCTGCACAGCGAGCAGACCGTGAAGAAGCCCGGGCTGGCGTTCGTTACCCCCCAACATCCGCTGCGCTACCTGGGCCAGCCGCTGACCGGGCTGTTTTGCCTGGCCAGCCTGGGCGAGGCGCACCAGGCCCTGCTGGAGCGTTTGTGTGGCTTGCTGATCGAAGGCCGCGGCCAGGAACTGGGCCGCGCCACCAACCCGCGCGCGGTACTGGAAGCCTTGGGCGGTGACGTGCCCGCCGACTGGCCCAGCGCCCGTATTGGCCTGCCCAACGCCCACGGCCTGCACGCGCGTCCGGCCAAGGTGCTGGCGCAACTGGCCAAGCGCTTCGAGGGCGAGATTCACCTGCGCCTGGTGGACAGCGCCGAGCCTGCCGTGTCGGCCAAAAGCCTGAGCAAACTGTTGAGCCTGGGCGCCCGTCGCGGCCAGGTGCTGGAGTTCATTGCCGAGCCGGCCATCGCCAACGACGCCCTGGCCGCGTTGCTGGCGGCGGTAGAAGAAGGCCTGGGCGAGGAGGTCGAGCCGCTGCCAGCGGTTGCCGAAGTGGCCGTGGTGGTCGAAGAAACCGTGGTCGTCACGCCCAAGGTTCAGGCCCCGGTGGCCGGCCAGCAGCTTCAGGGTATCGCCGCGGCGCCCGGTATCGCCATGGGCCCGGCCCATGTGCAGGTGCCACAGGCATTCGACTACCCGCTGCGCGGCGAATCCCATCCGGTGGAGCACCAGCGTTTGCAAGACGCACTGGTTCAGGTGCGTGAAGACATTGAAGGCCTTATTCGCCGCAGCCAGGCCAAGGCCATTCGCGAGATTTTCGTGACCCACCAGGAAATGCTCGACGACCCGGCGCTGACTGAGGAAGTTGCCAGCCGCCTGAAGCAGGGTGAAAGCGCTCCGGCGGCGTGGATCAGTGTCATCGAGGCCGCCGCTCGCCAGCAGGAAGCCCTGCAGGATGCGCTGCTGGCCGAGCGTGCCGCCGACCTGCGCGACATCGGCCGCCGCGTGCTGGCGCAGCTGTGTGGCGTGCAAAGTGCCGATGAACCCAGCCAGCCTTATATCCTGGTGATGGACGAGGTGGGCCCATCGGACGTTGCCCGTCTGGACCCGGCCCGCGTGGCCGGTATTCTAACCGCACGTGGCGGCGCCACCGCCCACAGCGCCATCGTCGCTCGCGCACTGGGTATCCCGGCCATTGTCGGGGCGGGCGAGGCCGTGCTGTTGCTCAAGTCCGGCTGCCCGTTGATGCTCGATGGCCAGCGCGGCCACTTGGTGGTCGAGCCTAGCGAAGAGGTGCGCCAGCGCGCCATCGAAGAGCGCGAAACCCGCGCCCGGCGCCAGGAAGCCGCAGATGCCCGGCGCCTGGAAACCGCGGTGACCCGCGACGGCCACGCCGTTGAAGTGTTCGCCAACATCGGCGAGAGCGCCGGCGTCAAGGCCGCGGTGGAGCAGGGCGCCGAAGGTGTCGGCCTGTTGCGCACCGAACTGATCTTCATGGCCCATTCCCAGGCGCCCGATGAAGCCATCCAGGAAGCCGAGTACCGCCGAGTGCTCGATGGCCTGGCTGGCCGGCCACTGGTGGTGCGCACGCTGGATGTGGGCGGTGACAAACCGCTGCCTTACTGGCCGATCGCCAAGGAAGAAAACCCTTTCCTGGGCGTGCGCGGCATTCGCCTGACCCTGCAGCGTCCCGACGTGATGGAAAGCCAGCTGCGCGCCCTGTTGCGCGCCGCCGACAACCGTCCGCTGCGGATCATGTTCCCCATGGTGGGCAGTGTCGAGGAGTGGCGCCAGGCCCGGGACATGACCGAGCGCCTGCGCCTGGAAATCCCGGTTGCCGACCTGCAACTGGGCATCATGATCGAGGTGCCATCCGCTGCGCTGCTGGCGCCAGTACTGGCCAAGGAGGTGGACTTCTTCAGTGTCGGCACCAATGACCTGACCCAGTACACCCTGGCCATCGACCGTGGCCACCCGACCTTGTCTGCCCAGGCTGATGGCCTGCACCCGGCGGTGCTGCAACTGATCGACATCACCGTGCGAGCTGCCCATGCCCACGGCAAGTGGGTAGGCATCTGTGGTGAATTGGCTGCCGACCCCCTGGCCGTGCCGCTGCTGGTGGGCCTGGGCGTGGATGAATTGAGTGTCTCGGCGCGCAGCATTGCCGAGGTTAAGGCCGGGGTGCGCGAGTTGACCCTGGAACATGCGAAAAGCCTGGCGCAGACCGCGCTGGGCCTGGGCAGCGCCGCTGACGTGCGCGCCCTGGTGGAGAAACAGTAG
- a CDS encoding PTS fructose-like transporter subunit IIB, whose product MKLAIVTACPSGRVSSVLSARLLDAVAQRQGWSTSVEVHDPQHPENKLSPATIAAADWVLVINTGPVDLSRFVGKRLFQSSPAAALQDADAFLRQAAEQAKVHEACTDAAIAPVADRAPRLVAITACPTGVAHTFMAAEALQTAAKQMGYDLQVETQGSVGARNPLSAAAIKDADVVLLAADIDVATERFAGKRIYRCGTGVALKQAKSILDKALAEGKQESAASTGAAAPAKQEKTGVYKHLLTGVSYMLPMVVAGGLMIALSFVFGITAFKEPGTLAAALMQIGGDSAFKLMVPLLAGYIAYSIADRPGLAPGMIGGLLASTLGAGFIGGIAAGFIAGYAAKAINRYARLPASLEALKPILIIPLLASLFTGLVMIYVVGKPVAGMLEALTHFLDSMGTTNAILLGVLLGGMMCVDLGGPINKAAYAFSVGLLASQSYAPMAATMAAGMVPPIGLGIATFLARRKFAQSEREAGKAALVLGLCFISEGAIPFAAKDPLRVIPASIAGGALTGALSMYFGCKLMAPHGGLFVMLIPNAINHALLYLLAIAAGAAVTAVVYAVIKKAEVVELAVEPVKA is encoded by the coding sequence ATGAAACTTGCCATCGTCACGGCCTGCCCCAGCGGCCGCGTCTCCAGTGTCCTCAGTGCGCGTCTGCTCGACGCTGTGGCCCAGCGCCAGGGTTGGAGCACCAGCGTTGAGGTGCACGACCCGCAGCACCCGGAAAACAAACTGTCGCCGGCCACCATCGCGGCCGCCGACTGGGTACTGGTGATCAACACCGGCCCTGTCGACCTCAGCCGCTTTGTCGGCAAGCGCCTGTTCCAGAGCAGCCCGGCGGCGGCCCTGCAGGACGCCGACGCGTTCCTGCGCCAGGCCGCGGAGCAGGCCAAGGTTCACGAGGCGTGTACCGACGCCGCTATCGCCCCGGTAGCCGACCGTGCGCCGCGGCTGGTGGCCATTACTGCATGCCCGACCGGCGTAGCCCACACCTTCATGGCGGCCGAAGCCTTGCAGACCGCCGCCAAGCAAATGGGCTACGACCTGCAGGTCGAGACCCAGGGCTCGGTGGGCGCGCGCAACCCGCTCAGCGCCGCGGCCATCAAGGACGCCGACGTGGTACTGCTGGCGGCCGACATCGATGTGGCCACCGAGCGGTTCGCCGGCAAGCGTATCTACCGCTGCGGCACGGGCGTGGCACTGAAGCAGGCCAAGTCGATCCTCGACAAGGCCCTGGCCGAGGGCAAGCAGGAGTCCGCGGCCAGCACGGGTGCCGCCGCGCCAGCCAAGCAGGAGAAAACCGGGGTCTACAAGCACTTGCTGACCGGTGTGTCGTACATGCTGCCAATGGTGGTGGCGGGTGGCCTGATGATCGCGCTGTCGTTCGTGTTCGGCATCACCGCGTTCAAGGAGCCAGGCACCTTGGCGGCCGCGCTGATGCAGATTGGTGGCGATAGCGCCTTCAAGCTGATGGTGCCGCTGCTGGCTGGTTACATCGCCTACTCGATCGCCGACCGGCCTGGGCTGGCGCCCGGCATGATCGGCGGCTTGCTGGCCAGCACCCTGGGGGCGGGCTTCATCGGCGGCATTGCCGCCGGCTTCATCGCCGGTTATGCCGCCAAGGCCATCAACCGCTACGCGCGGTTGCCCGCGAGCCTGGAAGCGCTCAAGCCGATCCTGATCATTCCGTTGCTGGCCAGCTTGTTCACCGGCCTGGTGATGATCTACGTGGTGGGCAAGCCGGTGGCCGGCATGCTCGAAGCGCTGACCCACTTCCTCGACAGCATGGGCACCACCAATGCCATCCTGCTGGGGGTACTGCTGGGTGGCATGATGTGCGTCGATCTGGGAGGGCCGATCAACAAGGCGGCGTACGCGTTCTCGGTTGGCCTGCTGGCCTCCCAGAGCTACGCGCCGATGGCCGCCACCATGGCTGCGGGCATGGTGCCCCCCATCGGCCTGGGCATCGCTACCTTCCTGGCCCGCCGCAAATTCGCCCAGAGCGAGCGTGAAGCGGGCAAGGCCGCGTTGGTACTGGGGTTGTGCTTCATTTCCGAAGGCGCCATTCCCTTTGCCGCCAAGGACCCCTTGCGGGTCATCCCGGCCAGCATCGCCGGGGGCGCCTTGACCGGTGCGCTGTCCATGTACTTCGGCTGCAAACTCATGGCGCCCCATGGCGGATTGTTCGTGATGCTGATCCCCAACGCCATCAACCATGCACTGCTGTACCTGCTGGCGATTGCCGCCGGGGCCGCGGTGACGGCAGTGGTGTATGCAGTGATCAAGAAAGCCGAAGTGGTGGAACTGGCGGTAGAGCCCGTCAAGGCCTGA
- a CDS encoding TonB-dependent receptor: protein MSRQHVHVPVSSPRLLVSAIGMALGAASVSQFAQAAEDTDAKQNGAISLGATSITGEAQEPSYQVEKSASNKYTAPLTDTPRSVTVIPQQVIKDTAATSLQDALRTVPGITFGAGEGGNPQGDRPFIRGFDAQGDTYLDGVRDTGAQTREIFDIESVEVSKGPNSAFGGRGSAGGSINLISKLPKDHDFIDGGFTYGSDQTRRYTLDVNRKFLDTAAFRLNLMSHEQNVAGRDAVNYDRWGVAPSLTFGLGTENRLNLSYYHVESNDLPDSGIPYGYSSADATAHVHDKPTDGGNSNNFYGLKDRDFRKTRADISTISFEHDFSDTMTLKNTLRHGNTGQDYILTQPDDSQKNVNKYGTVWRRANARVSTTETTTNQTDLFGEFNLLGFKNNYSTGVEFTREVSNVTGYTFANPANSNPGATSPGGTGCQPGETNGGTCTSLSNPNPDDDYTGTITRNYAGTRTTANTRAIYAFDTIELDPQWLLNLGTRFDSFDTKADSATTGKTKNDSTFWNWQAGLVYKPTDNGSIYASFATSATPPGAMLNEGIDGNPLTAGNSTLQSDLEPETTKNYEIGTKWDVLQDRVSLTADIFRTEKENTRVLTANNTYENAGKTRVDGFELSATGKITEKWQVFAGYSYLDSEIVSGGLSGRNGTVTGGAATDGNELPNTPKHSASLWTTYQVAPKLTIGGGAFYVGEVWGDTANTVYVPSYTRYDAMAAYKLNKNVDFQLNVQNLTDKVYYDKAYAAHFANQAAGRTVLFSTNFHF, encoded by the coding sequence ATGTCACGCCAACACGTTCACGTACCTGTCAGCTCGCCACGCCTGCTGGTCTCGGCCATCGGCATGGCTCTGGGCGCCGCTTCGGTCTCGCAGTTCGCCCAGGCCGCCGAAGACACCGATGCCAAGCAGAACGGTGCCATTTCGCTCGGCGCTACCAGCATCACCGGTGAGGCCCAGGAGCCTTCCTACCAGGTCGAGAAGTCAGCTTCCAATAAATACACCGCACCGCTGACCGACACCCCACGCTCTGTCACCGTCATCCCTCAACAGGTGATCAAGGACACAGCAGCCACGTCGCTACAAGATGCCCTTCGTACTGTGCCGGGCATTACCTTCGGCGCTGGCGAAGGCGGCAACCCGCAAGGCGACCGACCGTTCATCCGCGGCTTCGACGCCCAGGGTGACACGTACCTGGACGGCGTGCGTGACACGGGTGCGCAAACCCGGGAAATTTTTGACATCGAATCGGTGGAGGTCAGCAAGGGCCCGAACTCGGCTTTCGGCGGCCGCGGCTCGGCAGGCGGCAGCATCAACCTTATCAGCAAGCTGCCCAAGGACCACGACTTCATCGACGGCGGCTTTACCTACGGCTCCGACCAGACGCGCCGCTACACCCTGGACGTCAACCGCAAATTCCTCGATACCGCGGCCTTTCGTCTGAACCTGATGAGCCACGAGCAGAACGTGGCCGGGCGTGACGCGGTCAATTACGACCGTTGGGGCGTGGCACCGTCGTTGACCTTCGGGCTGGGCACCGAGAACCGCCTGAACCTCAGCTACTATCACGTGGAAAGCAACGACCTGCCGGACTCGGGCATTCCCTATGGCTACAGCTCGGCCGATGCCACCGCCCACGTGCACGACAAGCCCACCGATGGCGGCAACAGCAACAACTTCTATGGCCTGAAAGACCGCGACTTCCGCAAGACCCGCGCCGACATCAGCACCATTTCGTTCGAACACGACTTCAGCGACACCATGACGCTGAAAAACACCCTGCGCCATGGCAATACTGGCCAGGACTACATCCTGACCCAGCCCGACGACAGCCAGAAGAACGTCAACAAGTACGGCACCGTATGGCGCCGCGCCAACGCCCGGGTCAGCACCACCGAGACCACCACCAACCAGACCGATCTGTTTGGCGAGTTCAACCTGCTTGGCTTCAAGAACAACTACTCCACCGGCGTTGAGTTCACCCGTGAAGTCAGCAACGTGACCGGCTACACCTTCGCCAACCCGGCGAACAGCAACCCCGGCGCCACTTCGCCAGGTGGCACCGGTTGCCAGCCTGGAGAAACCAACGGTGGTACCTGTACTTCGCTGAGCAACCCGAACCCGGACGACGACTACACTGGCACCATCACCCGCAACTACGCGGGCACCAGGACTACCGCCAATACCCGTGCCATCTATGCCTTCGACACCATCGAACTGGACCCGCAATGGCTGCTGAACCTGGGCACGCGTTTCGACAGCTTTGATACCAAGGCCGACAGCGCCACCACCGGCAAGACCAAGAACGATTCCACCTTCTGGAACTGGCAGGCCGGCCTGGTCTACAAGCCAACCGACAACGGCAGCATCTATGCCTCGTTCGCTACCTCGGCCACACCGCCGGGCGCCATGCTTAACGAAGGTATTGATGGCAACCCGCTGACGGCAGGCAACAGCACCCTGCAGAGCGACCTGGAACCGGAAACCACCAAGAACTACGAAATCGGTACCAAGTGGGACGTACTGCAGGACCGCGTCTCGTTGACCGCGGACATTTTCCGTACCGAGAAGGAAAACACCCGGGTACTGACCGCCAACAACACCTACGAAAACGCCGGCAAGACCCGTGTCGACGGTTTCGAACTGTCGGCCACCGGCAAGATCACCGAGAAATGGCAGGTATTCGCTGGGTATAGCTACCTGGACAGCGAGATCGTCAGCGGTGGCCTGTCCGGCCGCAACGGCACCGTCACAGGGGGAGCCGCTACCGACGGCAATGAACTGCCCAACACACCGAAACATAGCGCCAGCCTGTGGACCACGTACCAGGTGGCGCCGAAGCTGACCATCGGCGGCGGTGCCTTCTACGTGGGTGAAGTCTGGGGCGACACTGCCAATACCGTGTATGTCCCGTCCTACACGCGCTACGACGCCATGGCGGCGTACAAGCTGAACAAAAACGTCGACTTCCAGCTCAACGTGCAGAACCTGACCGACAAGGTCTACTACGACAAGGCCTACGCCGCGCATTTCGCCAACCAGGCGGCCGGCCGAACCGTGCTGTTCAGCACCAACTTCCACTTCTGA
- a CDS encoding PepSY domain-containing protein produces MLKKTLFQLHWFFGITAGLVLALMGVTGALVSFQDEILRALNPDTLRVQVQDSGVLPPSALVPKLEAAKGKPITALWVETDTGLASRVFYMPPPGERRGELRYFNAYTGELLGKVRGEGFFGFTLQLHRFLAMGEVGKNITGACTLILVFFCLSGLYLRWPRQALNWRAWLTLDWAKKGRGFNWDLHAVAGTWCLLFYLLLSVTGLFWSYDWAREGMTSLLGSAPKGEHREGQRGGRTPRPMPPTGPVNVNYDAVWDSIRSQAGPALRAYNLRLAPNGQPITVFYLLHNAPHERAFNSLILDPLSGQVRKHERFADKPLGGQLLDSVYALHVGSYFGLAGRILNTVAALTMPLFLVTGWLLYLDRRRKKGLVRAARQQLDNVEAQADGWLIGFASQSGFAEQLAWQSASQLQAAGLPVRVEPLSRLGEADLCQASHALFVVSTFGDGEAPDSARGFERKVLGQAMGLGHMKYALLALGDRHYPHFCGFGLRLHHWLGQQGAQSAFEPVQVDSADPLRLQQWQEQLGQLTGAQPTMAWQAPLYEDWTLSERQRLNPGSQGAPVYLLRLAPPAPHGWEAGDLVEMMPRLTTDVPLQTQAREYSIASLPGDGGLELIVRQERHPDGTLGLGSGWLTEHAPVGAAISLHVRRNNGFHAPRDEAPVILIGNGTGLAGLRSLLKARIAKGHLRNWLVFGERNQAHDFLCRDELQGWLAGGQLARLDLAFSRDQAKKVYVQDRLREHARLLREWVAEGALIYVCGSLQGMAGGVDEVLREVLGAATLETLSEQGRYRRDVY; encoded by the coding sequence GTGTTGAAGAAAACACTGTTCCAACTGCATTGGTTTTTCGGCATCACGGCGGGCCTGGTACTTGCCCTGATGGGGGTGACCGGTGCGCTGGTATCGTTCCAGGATGAAATCCTGCGGGCCTTGAACCCCGACACGTTGCGCGTGCAGGTGCAGGACAGTGGCGTGCTGCCGCCTTCGGCCCTGGTGCCCAAGCTGGAGGCCGCCAAGGGCAAGCCGATTACCGCCTTGTGGGTGGAAACCGACACCGGCCTGGCCTCACGGGTGTTCTACATGCCCCCGCCTGGCGAGCGTCGCGGTGAACTGCGCTACTTCAATGCCTACACCGGCGAGCTGTTGGGCAAGGTGCGTGGCGAAGGTTTCTTTGGCTTCACCTTGCAGTTGCACCGTTTCCTGGCCATGGGCGAGGTGGGCAAGAACATCACCGGGGCCTGTACCCTTATCCTGGTGTTCTTTTGCCTGTCAGGCCTTTACCTGCGCTGGCCACGCCAGGCGCTGAACTGGCGCGCATGGCTGACCCTGGACTGGGCCAAGAAGGGCCGCGGCTTCAACTGGGACCTGCACGCGGTGGCAGGCACCTGGTGCCTGCTGTTTTACCTGTTGCTGTCGGTGACGGGGCTGTTCTGGTCCTATGACTGGGCACGCGAAGGCATGACCTCGCTACTGGGCAGTGCGCCAAAAGGCGAACACCGCGAAGGCCAGCGTGGCGGCCGCACGCCACGGCCGATGCCGCCCACAGGCCCGGTAAACGTCAATTACGACGCAGTGTGGGACAGCATCCGCAGCCAGGCCGGCCCCGCCCTGCGCGCCTACAACCTGCGGCTGGCGCCCAATGGCCAGCCGATCACGGTCTTTTACCTGCTGCACAACGCCCCGCACGAGCGCGCGTTCAACAGCCTGATTCTCGACCCCCTGTCCGGCCAGGTGCGCAAGCATGAGCGCTTCGCCGACAAGCCCTTGGGCGGCCAGTTGCTGGACAGCGTCTACGCCCTGCACGTGGGCAGCTACTTCGGCCTCGCCGGGCGCATCCTCAACACCGTGGCGGCGCTGACCATGCCGCTGTTCCTGGTCACAGGCTGGCTGCTGTACCTGGACCGCCGCCGCAAGAAAGGCCTGGTACGCGCCGCGCGCCAGCAACTGGACAACGTCGAGGCCCAGGCGGATGGCTGGCTGATCGGCTTCGCCAGCCAGAGCGGGTTCGCCGAGCAACTGGCCTGGCAGAGCGCCAGCCAGTTGCAGGCCGCCGGCCTGCCGGTGCGAGTAGAACCACTGTCGCGACTGGGCGAAGCAGACCTGTGCCAGGCCTCGCACGCCTTGTTCGTGGTCAGCACCTTCGGTGACGGCGAAGCGCCCGACAGTGCTCGTGGGTTTGAACGCAAGGTACTGGGCCAGGCCATGGGGCTTGGCCACATGAAGTATGCATTGCTGGCGCTGGGCGACCGCCACTACCCACATTTCTGTGGCTTTGGCCTGCGCTTGCATCACTGGCTCGGCCAACAGGGCGCCCAAAGCGCCTTCGAACCGGTGCAGGTAGACAGCGCCGACCCACTGCGCCTGCAACAGTGGCAGGAGCAACTGGGCCAGTTGACCGGTGCCCAACCGACCATGGCCTGGCAGGCGCCGCTGTACGAAGACTGGACGCTGAGCGAACGCCAGCGGCTGAACCCGGGCAGCCAGGGCGCCCCGGTGTACCTGCTGCGCCTGGCGCCACCGGCGCCCCACGGCTGGGAGGCCGGCGACCTGGTCGAGATGATGCCGCGCCTGACCACCGACGTGCCGCTGCAAACTCAGGCCCGGGAATATTCCATCGCTTCCTTGCCCGGGGACGGCGGGCTGGAGCTGATCGTGCGCCAGGAGCGTCACCCCGACGGCACCCTCGGCCTGGGCTCAGGCTGGCTCACTGAACATGCGCCAGTGGGCGCGGCCATCAGCCTGCACGTGCGGCGCAACAACGGCTTCCATGCACCGCGCGATGAGGCGCCGGTGATACTGATCGGCAACGGCACCGGCCTGGCAGGCCTGCGCAGCTTGCTCAAGGCGCGCATCGCCAAGGGCCACCTGCGCAACTGGCTGGTGTTTGGCGAGCGCAACCAGGCCCATGACTTCCTCTGCCGCGATGAGCTGCAGGGCTGGCTGGCGGGCGGCCAGCTGGCACGCCTGGACCTGGCGTTTTCCCGCGACCAGGCGAAGAAAGTCTACGTGCAGGACCGCTTGCGCGAGCATGCACGACTGCTGCGCGAGTGGGTGGCCGAGGGGGCTTTGATCTATGTGTGCGGCAGCCTTCAGGGCATGGCGGGCGGGGTCGATGAAGTGCTGCGTGAAGTGCTTGGGGCGGCTACCCTCGAAACGCTGAGCGAACAAGGGCGCTACCGCCGCGACGTTTACTGA